One segment of bacterium DNA contains the following:
- a CDS encoding AIPR family protein — translation MPTDRQLEEYVLNFRAEVMERARGVADATSDGSDSDFKENAFTQLFTEYLTEIGEIDDAEICYCFKDTTRGQLKSNAYFLDEDGCRIDIFISLCDATRSSDLVGREELIKAAKRAVRLLKFASRGEYHLLEPASDQYSMFQQISDCSSNLSQARVFLLVDGIATTSDIQVDGELPYSVRTIVWDLRRLFRSVGDPHSQIVVDLSNDGATAIPCLVAPTASVDYKAYLAVLPGRLLADLYEEHGTRLLDLNVRSFLQVKGKVNAKIRETLRTSPERFLAYNNGITAVVDMLDVTDNQSGGAVVRMQGFQVVNGGQTMASIHRAHFVDKVDLREVFVPAKICLIGDNDREEVVRHISLYANSQNKISESDFSANNPFHVRIQHLSERLWNPGERSRWFYERARGQYQVAKQRQGATPAQLRKFEEACPPSQKFTKTDLAKFLNSWDKLPQLVSRGEQANFVAFMEALRVKLETGWLPDDVYFKQMIGKAILYRSAKKLVREKDFPAYRANIVTYLVAYLSHRTSGLIDFVNVWQQQDIGSGVLDALNLWAEEIYNAIVGSAAGRNVTQWCKREDCWQAIRSLDLNLPDSLKRQIESTPLEHNGDGEPANSEHIPLSFEDRENTARVMEVGAEMWSRIAKWGRETSNLYPRQCSIAESLSLYALQGWNKKPSPAQAKSGMKILRKVEEASDMLKPSA, via the coding sequence ATGCCAACCGATAGACAGCTTGAAGAGTACGTTCTGAATTTCCGAGCGGAAGTCATGGAACGCGCCAGGGGAGTCGCAGACGCGACAAGTGATGGGTCCGACTCGGATTTCAAAGAAAACGCTTTTACCCAGTTATTTACCGAGTACTTGACTGAGATCGGCGAAATTGACGATGCCGAAATCTGCTATTGTTTCAAGGACACAACACGCGGTCAGCTGAAATCGAACGCGTACTTCTTGGATGAAGACGGTTGCCGCATCGACATCTTCATCTCGCTGTGTGATGCAACGAGATCTTCCGACTTGGTCGGGCGCGAGGAACTCATCAAGGCTGCCAAGCGGGCGGTCCGGCTTCTGAAGTTCGCTTCGCGAGGAGAGTACCATCTGTTGGAGCCAGCGTCTGACCAATACAGCATGTTTCAGCAAATCAGCGATTGCAGCTCAAACCTCTCACAGGCACGAGTCTTTCTTCTCGTAGATGGCATCGCGACCACATCCGACATACAAGTCGATGGCGAACTTCCCTACTCTGTGAGGACTATCGTCTGGGATCTGAGACGACTATTCAGAAGCGTGGGAGATCCGCACTCGCAAATTGTTGTCGACCTTTCTAATGATGGTGCAACAGCTATTCCGTGTCTGGTTGCTCCTACAGCGAGCGTAGACTACAAAGCGTACCTGGCAGTCCTACCGGGACGACTACTTGCCGATCTATATGAGGAACACGGCACACGGCTCTTGGATTTGAACGTTCGCTCTTTCTTACAGGTTAAAGGAAAGGTCAACGCCAAGATTCGAGAGACACTCCGCACGAGTCCAGAACGATTTCTCGCGTACAACAACGGCATTACTGCCGTAGTAGACATGCTAGACGTCACCGATAATCAATCCGGAGGAGCGGTTGTTCGGATGCAAGGATTTCAAGTGGTGAACGGTGGACAAACCATGGCGTCTATCCATCGCGCCCACTTTGTGGATAAGGTGGACTTGCGGGAGGTATTTGTACCAGCAAAGATCTGCCTCATCGGTGACAACGACAGGGAAGAGGTCGTAAGACACATATCATTGTATGCTAACAGCCAGAACAAGATAAGCGAATCTGACTTCTCTGCAAATAACCCCTTCCACGTCCGAATCCAGCATCTCTCCGAGCGACTATGGAATCCGGGAGAGCGCAGCCGCTGGTTCTACGAACGAGCAAGAGGTCAGTATCAAGTCGCGAAGCAAAGGCAGGGCGCTACGCCAGCGCAGTTACGGAAATTCGAAGAGGCATGTCCACCGTCTCAGAAGTTCACCAAGACCGATCTTGCCAAGTTCCTTAACAGCTGGGACAAATTGCCGCAACTCGTAAGCCGTGGAGAACAGGCTAACTTTGTCGCGTTCATGGAAGCGCTAAGAGTGAAACTCGAAACGGGTTGGTTGCCGGACGACGTGTATTTCAAGCAAATGATAGGGAAAGCCATCTTATATCGGTCGGCAAAGAAACTAGTGCGAGAAAAGGACTTTCCAGCATATCGTGCTAACATTGTTACGTACTTGGTTGCCTACCTATCGCATCGGACCTCAGGACTGATCGATTTCGTGAATGTATGGCAGCAACAGGACATCGGATCTGGCGTGCTGGATGCACTCAATCTATGGGCCGAAGAAATATACAATGCTATTGTCGGGTCTGCGGCTGGCCGGAACGTTACCCAATGGTGCAAGCGCGAAGACTGCTGGCAGGCGATTAGATCACTGGATCTGAATCTGCCCGATTCCCTGAAGCGTCAAATTGAAAGCACCCCTCTGGAACACAACGGTGACGGTGAGCCAGCAAACAGCGAACACATCCCGCTTTCATTCGAGGATAGGGAGAACACGGCTCGTGTTATGGAAGTCGGTGCCGAGATGTGGTCTCGCATCGCAAAGTGGGGAAGGGAAACCAGCAATCTCTATCCAAGACAATGTAGCATCGCAGAGTCGTTAAGCCTATACGCGCTACAGGGATGGAATAAGAAACCGTCACCTGCGCAGGCAAAATCGGGAATGAAAATACTTCGGAAAGTCGAAGAAGCATCCGACATGCTCAAACCCAGCGCGTAG
- a CDS encoding site-specific integrase: protein MASLFKRLLPDSKTGGKRRGKVWWISYIQDGRQVQRSLKVTSQMIAEQMKAEIESNLERGVAGLPQSFVDYYRVYEEFKRAVILLKSKSQAKRMHQQLKPFMLYLQSHKFNNLARIGTSHIEAHLQERSKTLSPKSWNDELNIIQRYFRFAVDREYLTHSPATQIGRQRVPIHSVEVYTPMELALIFKHANKGSADFYKALLYTGMRDGEARHLQWKDVVLTPGGEHIKIRSNEVHLTKNRRDRAVPLCPAAIALFHRLKNRRRGESPFVFPGRSGGPRSNNRNAWISCLRRIERKEGVRIAKGDHMTGMHLFRHTYATNALASGIDIRVVQQWLGHASILQTQRYTNLLPGQLQAQARRLEIPIGEET from the coding sequence ATGGCATCACTTTTCAAGCGACTATTGCCTGACTCTAAGACTGGAGGAAAGCGACGAGGGAAGGTTTGGTGGATTAGCTACATACAGGATGGGAGGCAGGTCCAGCGGTCACTGAAAGTGACAAGCCAGATGATCGCTGAGCAGATGAAGGCGGAGATAGAAAGCAATCTTGAACGAGGGGTGGCAGGACTGCCGCAAAGCTTTGTGGACTACTATCGAGTATATGAAGAATTCAAGCGGGCGGTGATCTTGCTGAAATCCAAAAGCCAGGCAAAGCGGATGCATCAGCAACTCAAGCCGTTCATGCTTTACCTGCAGAGTCACAAGTTCAACAACCTGGCGCGGATTGGAACGAGCCATATTGAAGCTCATCTGCAAGAGCGAAGCAAAACGCTGTCTCCGAAGAGTTGGAACGACGAGTTAAACATAATCCAGCGTTACTTCAGATTTGCGGTTGATCGGGAGTATCTAACCCACAGTCCAGCTACCCAAATTGGCCGGCAACGTGTACCAATCCATTCCGTTGAGGTCTATACCCCGATGGAGTTGGCACTCATCTTCAAGCATGCAAATAAGGGATCTGCCGATTTCTACAAGGCACTGTTGTACACAGGAATGCGAGATGGGGAAGCCAGGCACCTGCAGTGGAAAGACGTTGTGCTGACACCGGGCGGCGAGCATATCAAGATTCGCAGCAATGAGGTTCACCTTACAAAGAACCGACGAGACCGAGCGGTGCCACTCTGTCCAGCGGCAATCGCGTTGTTTCATCGGTTGAAGAACAGACGAAGGGGCGAAAGCCCTTTTGTATTTCCGGGACGTTCGGGCGGACCGCGAAGCAACAATCGCAACGCCTGGATAAGCTGCCTAAGGCGGATAGAGCGCAAGGAAGGAGTGAGGATTGCGAAGGGCGATCATATGACGGGTATGCATTTATTCAGGCACACGTACGCGACAAACGCATTGGCATCCGGCATCGACATTCGCGTGGTTCAACAGTGGCTCGGACATGCTTCCATCCTCCAAACGCAACGATACACCAATCTGCTTCCGGGACAACTTCAGGCGCAAGCCCGACGGCTGGAGATACCGATTGGAGAAGAAACCTGA
- a CDS encoding metallophosphoesterase, translated as MLTFVHLSDIHFTKRSDTSLHDLDKVLRDNLLHDAVSNAADLGQVSGLLITGDIAYSGKEAEYTKAQQWIEHLNAELGCSDEHVWTVPGNHDVDRTVIESSKTTRILHERFRKLAVGEIDQELWDAAEDHPLAEALMSPLTNYNTFAMQYSCDITADKPFWEKPLVLPCGTRIVLRGGTSVLISDSDDQESNLILGSLQAQYENAAHTEFVFLCHHPLDWFRDKNRIVRPTESRARLQLYGHKHAPEVTHINGGLRLIAGATHPDRREPEWLPMYNLLQIGRVDEQRLRIRSYARQLNKTTLKFQPYPDPISGDLFSEAIWENAAPMRADTLRATSDVIVTIAPSNETPSNDNPAPTPVEVSREGDIVDNERRLTYLFMSLPFPDQIDILLELGLLEESDKLLANAKLLALAFSRAKSKGMLARLWEETAKRHGIDAVDNPFSSNQEGTEANHAS; from the coding sequence ATGCTGACTTTCGTTCACCTGTCGGATATCCATTTCACCAAGCGCTCTGACACCTCGCTTCACGACCTTGACAAGGTCCTGCGGGACAATTTGTTGCACGACGCAGTGTCGAACGCGGCGGACCTGGGCCAAGTCAGTGGCTTGCTGATTACAGGAGACATCGCTTATTCTGGGAAGGAAGCGGAATACACAAAGGCGCAGCAATGGATTGAGCATCTTAATGCGGAGCTCGGATGTTCTGACGAGCATGTGTGGACAGTTCCTGGAAATCACGACGTAGATCGCACCGTGATAGAAAGCAGCAAGACAACCCGCATTTTACACGAGCGCTTTCGAAAGCTAGCAGTGGGCGAAATTGATCAAGAATTGTGGGACGCGGCGGAAGATCATCCACTCGCTGAAGCGCTAATGTCGCCGTTGACAAATTACAACACCTTCGCAATGCAGTATTCCTGCGATATTACTGCAGACAAGCCATTTTGGGAAAAGCCATTGGTGTTACCCTGCGGAACACGAATTGTTCTTCGCGGTGGTACATCTGTCCTTATTTCGGACTCGGATGATCAAGAAAGTAACTTGATCCTGGGAAGCCTTCAGGCACAATATGAAAACGCCGCGCACACGGAGTTTGTTTTCTTGTGCCATCATCCATTAGACTGGTTTCGTGACAAAAATAGAATCGTGAGACCTACCGAATCGCGTGCTCGATTACAATTGTACGGTCATAAGCATGCGCCGGAAGTCACGCACATTAACGGTGGCCTGCGGTTGATAGCGGGAGCGACTCATCCTGATAGGCGCGAGCCAGAGTGGCTTCCCATGTACAATCTTTTGCAGATAGGACGTGTGGACGAACAGCGGCTTAGGATTCGGAGCTACGCGAGACAGTTGAACAAGACTACCCTGAAGTTTCAGCCCTATCCTGATCCAATAAGTGGCGACTTGTTCTCTGAGGCCATTTGGGAAAACGCGGCTCCCATGAGAGCTGACACTCTCCGTGCAACTAGTGATGTGATTGTGACTATTGCTCCATCTAATGAGACACCGTCGAATGATAATCCCGCGCCGACTCCTGTCGAAGTTAGCCGTGAAGGAGACATAGTGGATAACGAACGCCGTCTGACTTATCTCTTTATGTCGCTTCCTTTTCCTGACCAAATAGATATCCTGCTTGAGCTCGGCCTGCTGGAGGAATCAGATAAGCTCTTAGCAAACGCCAAGCTACTTGCGCTCGCTTTCTCGCGGGCGAAATCAAAGGGCATGCTTGCTAGATTGTGGGAAGAGACTGCGAAACGCCATGGGATTGACGCCGTAGATAATCCTTTCTCATCCAACCAAGAAGGAACCGAGGCTAATCATGCATCGTGA
- a CDS encoding killer suppression protein HigA encodes MNIQFADKKMLKSCSDPLLASKAWGQRGAKIRQRLDEFRAAVSLKDIAMLPAARLHPLKGNRSGQFAVDIIHPFRLVFEPVGSPNDLNDVRGNLDLKKVKTIRILEVVDYHD; translated from the coding sequence TTGAATATTCAGTTTGCCGATAAGAAGATGCTGAAGAGTTGCTCCGATCCCCTATTAGCCTCGAAGGCATGGGGTCAACGAGGAGCCAAGATTCGTCAGCGCCTGGACGAATTCCGTGCTGCGGTTTCGCTCAAAGACATCGCGATGCTGCCAGCGGCACGCTTACACCCCTTGAAGGGAAACCGGTCCGGGCAGTTCGCCGTTGACATCATACACCCCTTTCGACTGGTGTTCGAGCCGGTTGGAAGTCCGAATGATCTCAACGACGTGCGCGGCAACTTGGACCTGAAAAAGGTAAAGACGATTCGCATTCTGGAGGTAGTTGATTATCATGATTGA
- a CDS encoding retron system putative HNH endonuclease has translation MRNISKQKEPRSLQEIRNKPGTNYKRDLNSNPAAKEELRASLLAEQGYLCCYCMSRVDEQTCRIEHWHCQTKYDGESLDYRNLLAACPGGQKQPYKLQHCDYRKGDDDLLYNPADPARDFDQLIRYMGDGIVSSSRADFDKELNDILNLNHPILKRNRELLIRNLYADLDRPKGTTRTKAELEDLLRDWQSRDAMGKLPEYCEVAVYHLKKRLKRA, from the coding sequence ATGAGAAATATCAGCAAACAAAAGGAACCCAGAAGCCTACAAGAAATTAGAAACAAACCTGGAACAAATTACAAAAGAGATCTCAATAGCAATCCTGCGGCCAAAGAAGAACTCAGAGCCAGCCTCTTGGCAGAGCAGGGCTACTTGTGCTGCTACTGCATGTCCCGAGTTGATGAGCAGACATGCAGGATCGAGCATTGGCACTGCCAAACCAAATACGATGGTGAGAGCCTCGATTATAGAAACCTTTTGGCAGCCTGTCCAGGCGGCCAAAAACAACCATACAAGTTACAGCATTGCGATTACCGCAAAGGCGACGATGACTTACTCTACAATCCTGCAGATCCCGCCCGAGACTTTGATCAGTTGATAAGGTACATGGGCGATGGAATAGTCAGTTCGAGCCGGGCGGATTTTGACAAGGAATTGAATGATATTCTGAATTTGAATCACCCTATTCTGAAGCGCAATCGCGAGCTCCTTATCCGAAACCTCTATGCAGACTTGGATAGGCCTAAAGGGACGACTCGTACAAAAGCAGAGCTTGAAGACTTGCTACGGGATTGGCAGTCAAGAGACGCCATGGGGAAGTTGCCAGAGTACTGTGAGGTCGCAGTCTACCACCTTAAGAAGCGGCTAAAACGCGCTTGA
- the thyX gene encoding FAD-dependent thymidylate synthase, with amino-acid sequence MTPNMVEIENTSRADCTSLNGLLGVPLKVLDDGFIRVIDYMGSDHAIVQAARVSYGQGTKQIHEDRGLIRYLMRHRHTTPFEMCEIKLHIRVPMDTWRQWIRHRTANVNEYSTRYSIAIDSAHQTKPDQWRLQTSDNRQGSKGKLTDTIGQTLTNDEVLLHQHCRQIYDARIQAGVTREQARKDLPLSTYTEAYWKIDLHNLLHFLHLRMDSHAQIEIRQYADIIGNEIVSRWCPLTWEAFLDYRLNAMILASPMIELIRATVQGRIDNAMEIAVAQGWIAAAGANAKVSRERQEAEDILERLGILPPWRNSHL; translated from the coding sequence ATGACTCCCAACATGGTCGAAATCGAGAATACTAGCCGGGCAGATTGTACATCACTAAACGGCCTGCTGGGTGTGCCGCTTAAGGTCCTTGATGATGGGTTCATCCGTGTTATCGATTACATGGGATCCGATCATGCCATCGTTCAGGCTGCTCGTGTGTCCTACGGCCAAGGAACGAAACAAATTCATGAAGACCGAGGCCTGATCCGGTACTTGATGCGGCACCGGCACACGACGCCTTTTGAGATGTGCGAAATCAAGCTGCATATCCGCGTTCCGATGGATACATGGCGCCAGTGGATACGGCATCGGACTGCCAATGTGAACGAGTACTCAACCAGATATTCGATAGCCATCGACTCAGCTCATCAGACCAAACCGGATCAATGGCGGCTCCAGACATCCGACAATCGGCAAGGGAGCAAAGGAAAATTGACTGATACTATCGGCCAAACTCTTACAAATGATGAAGTGCTACTGCACCAGCATTGTCGTCAGATATATGATGCACGGATACAGGCTGGGGTGACACGTGAGCAGGCGCGGAAAGATCTGCCGTTGTCAACCTACACCGAGGCCTACTGGAAGATTGATCTTCATAACCTGCTTCACTTTCTCCACCTGCGGATGGACTCACACGCTCAAATAGAAATCCGGCAATACGCGGACATTATCGGGAATGAAATAGTATCAAGATGGTGTCCGCTTACATGGGAAGCATTCCTAGACTATCGTCTTAATGCTATGATATTGGCTTCCCCGATGATAGAGCTCATCCGTGCGACCGTACAGGGCAGAATTGACAATGCAATGGAGATCGCTGTTGCGCAGGGCTGGATTGCAGCCGCAGGAGCGAACGCCAAAGTCAGCCGTGAGCGCCAAGAGGCAGAAGATATCCTTGAAAGGCTCGGGATTCTTCCTCCGTGGCGAAACAGTCACCTTTGA
- a CDS encoding nucleotidyltransferase domain-containing protein, with the protein MGSTIFYSQLSDALFTKTQQAVLGLLFTNPDTSYHFRGIVRKVGIGQGTIQRELQRLTEAGIILRELRDLQPVYRANKDCPIFTELRSLVAKTMGVSIALRDALKTFGDQIQVAFIFGSFARGGENVKSDVDVLIIGDISMRDLVGVLNSVQDSLNRELNPIVYPADEYRARLKGGNHFLTSLQSEAKIFLIGTSNELDRLGQE; encoded by the coding sequence ATGGGTTCAACTATCTTTTATAGCCAGCTTTCGGATGCGCTTTTCACGAAAACACAGCAGGCAGTCCTCGGCTTGTTGTTCACGAATCCCGACACTTCATATCATTTCCGGGGAATCGTTCGCAAGGTGGGGATCGGACAAGGGACCATTCAAAGAGAACTTCAGCGACTGACTGAAGCTGGAATCATTCTGCGAGAACTGCGGGATCTACAGCCGGTGTATCGGGCGAACAAAGACTGCCCGATTTTCACAGAGCTAAGATCTCTGGTGGCTAAAACAATGGGCGTGTCCATCGCACTGCGCGATGCGCTGAAGACTTTTGGGGATCAGATTCAAGTCGCCTTTATCTTCGGATCGTTTGCTCGCGGCGGTGAGAACGTCAAGAGTGACGTGGACGTGCTGATCATTGGTGACATTAGCATGCGTGATTTGGTGGGTGTACTGAACAGCGTCCAAGACTCGCTGAACCGTGAGCTCAATCCGATTGTGTACCCTGCGGATGAATACCGAGCCCGCCTAAAAGGTGGTAACCACTTCCTCACATCCTTGCAAAGCGAAGCGAAGATCTTTCTGATCGGCACATCAAATGAGCTTGACCGACTGGGTCAGGAATGA
- a CDS encoding GTPase-associated system all-helical protein GASH: MHRDFSEWYRIASIVPNDDLLKRRWTGVEKWCSQIRASHKLLFDTLRIFIGTDLENSDTAIQFTTSIKEFDSAFSQRNRFEIQVLAGSSLVNCFSSGDDTWLRLASALALISTKPISHNAPREVYAEVITLAQQYIDSASVTIRERDNANVVLKDASKKLQPLIAQLEKVNPTEQPADFHASILAVVKDLDAKQKALLSSYALLLDNQLRSDEECNMLWWFQSEYSRDLSRKWTEVVPSAIPLVSAKELADLTHFLPGPKYAITLLKHVATSVRPETATIADAINSVPIETIDAYTATPVSKHASELTPIWNAIMKRRSARDAETWSAFVKSSTGLPTDMSMPADQLSVQMYNETTLLKTLAEEK; encoded by the coding sequence ATGCATCGTGATTTTTCTGAGTGGTACCGCATTGCATCTATCGTCCCGAATGATGACCTGCTGAAACGCAGATGGACAGGAGTCGAGAAGTGGTGCTCTCAGATTAGGGCCAGCCACAAGCTACTCTTTGACACTTTGCGCATTTTCATCGGCACGGATTTAGAGAACTCCGATACCGCGATCCAGTTCACCACCAGCATAAAAGAGTTTGATTCTGCATTTTCGCAACGAAACCGTTTTGAGATTCAAGTATTGGCCGGGAGTTCGCTTGTAAATTGTTTTTCGAGCGGTGACGATACCTGGTTACGACTCGCGTCGGCGCTCGCGCTTATTTCCACCAAGCCGATCTCTCACAATGCCCCGCGCGAGGTCTATGCGGAAGTCATCACGCTTGCCCAACAATACATTGACAGTGCATCCGTAACAATTCGAGAGCGCGACAACGCCAACGTCGTACTTAAAGATGCGAGCAAGAAACTCCAACCCTTGATTGCGCAACTCGAGAAAGTCAATCCGACCGAGCAGCCAGCTGACTTTCACGCAAGCATCTTGGCCGTCGTCAAAGATCTGGACGCAAAACAGAAGGCTCTCTTGTCCTCCTATGCCCTTTTGCTCGATAACCAACTGCGAAGCGATGAAGAGTGCAATATGCTCTGGTGGTTCCAGTCAGAATACAGCCGTGATCTTAGTCGGAAGTGGACTGAGGTCGTGCCTTCTGCCATCCCGTTAGTGTCGGCCAAAGAACTCGCTGATCTGACTCACTTCTTGCCTGGCCCCAAATACGCTATTACCCTACTGAAACACGTTGCCACATCTGTACGGCCAGAGACAGCGACGATTGCGGATGCAATCAATTCTGTCCCGATTGAGACTATTGACGCATACACCGCAACGCCTGTATCCAAGCATGCCTCTGAATTGACGCCAATCTGGAATGCTATAATGAAACGGAGATCTGCTCGCGATGCTGAGACATGGTCTGCCTTTGTCAAGTCCTCGACTGGTCTGCCGACCGACATGTCCATGCCAGCCGATCAGCTTTCGGTTCAGATGTATAACGAAACTACATTGCTTAAAACACTTGCTGAGGAGAAGTAG
- a CDS encoding HigA family addiction module antitoxin, translating into MIDHSLNQYHPIEVTLPGATLLETIESLGIPQVEVARRTGFTPKHINSIISGKASITPETALRLERVLGVSSHFWLNLEQNYQASVERQREREMIEQRIVTYTKWVAQFPIAAMIRLEWLPKTSDQIDRVRSLLDFFGIASEEQWSWDRVLGTNTAFRQSQALKADKGSVAAWAWKGYSEAQRLVCSQFSATKFKAALNEARNLSRNPLSESWPVLRALCADAGVALLTVPSLPGLHMYGAARWVNPQRAMIQLSFRGKTNDQFWFSFYHEAGHILLHGKTETFIDSVGAQEHTKEENEANAFASDALIPRDQWKSFLASNASFTGKSINSFSVKLGIAPGIVVGRLQKEKLLRYDQFNGLKQHVDLFDLTTH; encoded by the coding sequence ATGATTGATCATAGCCTGAACCAATACCATCCCATCGAAGTCACGTTGCCCGGCGCCACGCTCTTGGAGACTATCGAATCATTGGGAATTCCTCAAGTTGAAGTAGCGCGTCGAACGGGGTTCACGCCGAAGCATATTAATAGTATCATCAGCGGCAAAGCCAGTATCACTCCCGAGACAGCACTGCGCTTGGAACGTGTCCTTGGAGTTTCGAGCCATTTCTGGCTGAACCTTGAGCAGAATTATCAAGCATCTGTTGAACGACAGCGTGAACGTGAAATGATCGAACAGCGTATAGTGACCTACACGAAATGGGTGGCGCAGTTCCCGATTGCCGCCATGATCCGGCTTGAATGGCTGCCCAAGACCTCTGATCAGATTGACCGAGTGCGTTCATTGCTGGACTTCTTCGGCATTGCATCCGAAGAGCAGTGGTCGTGGGACAGGGTTCTTGGTACCAATACGGCGTTTCGACAGTCGCAGGCATTGAAGGCAGACAAAGGATCTGTAGCTGCCTGGGCGTGGAAAGGTTACTCTGAGGCACAACGCCTGGTATGCAGTCAGTTTAGTGCGACCAAGTTCAAAGCTGCGTTGAACGAGGCGCGCAATTTGTCTCGCAACCCATTGTCCGAATCATGGCCTGTTTTAAGAGCTCTCTGCGCTGACGCCGGTGTTGCGCTGCTAACAGTTCCAAGTCTGCCTGGACTTCACATGTATGGGGCTGCGCGCTGGGTGAATCCTCAACGAGCGATGATCCAGTTAAGCTTCCGTGGCAAGACCAATGACCAGTTCTGGTTCAGCTTCTATCATGAAGCAGGACACATTCTTCTTCACGGCAAGACAGAGACCTTTATTGATTCTGTAGGTGCACAGGAACATACCAAGGAAGAGAACGAAGCCAACGCGTTCGCTAGTGATGCTTTGATACCACGGGATCAGTGGAAAAGCTTCTTGGCCAGCAACGCTTCTTTCACCGGCAAGTCTATCAACAGCTTCTCAGTGAAACTTGGCATCGCTCCCGGCATCGTTGTAGGTCGGCTGCAAAAGGAGAAATTACTTCGCTACGATCAATTCAATGGCTTGAAGCAGCACGTAGATCTCTTCGATCTTACAACACACTGA
- a CDS encoding AAA family ATPase: MKIDQLEIRGFRGVRELVLEFPERVTVLVGVNGVGKSSVLDAISKMASRLQGWITTQRSSGKHISSYDINNDSSEAVLSLQVSHYDKRYRWILAKPRPGKKPSVYSNTQEAKDLAGVVLDGFQADPNASFPLIVHYSVNRNVIDVPLAPLKSQLKNQLAAYDGALYGQNNFRSFFQWFRTREDLENEMLRDQQGVRHGPSGGRSYSDRQLDAVRSAVEKMMPGYKGLRVRRSPNQMTIEKAAETLRVDQLSDGEKCLLAMVGDIARRLATANPNIKNPLRSEAIVLIDEIDLHLHPAWQWTVIPRLRSTFPNCQFVLSTHSPQILGELHNTEVRILNRNPQSHEIECFFPEYAKGLDSNLLLTLLMRTEDRDPEVSAKLKQVFSLIDEDKLEEAKELVVQIEKEIGYQIPETRQAMSMIFSLEGPRTDK; the protein is encoded by the coding sequence ATGAAGATAGACCAATTAGAGATTCGTGGCTTCCGCGGCGTCAGGGAATTAGTATTGGAGTTCCCGGAGCGGGTGACTGTACTTGTTGGCGTGAACGGTGTAGGCAAGTCAAGTGTGCTGGATGCAATATCGAAGATGGCTTCACGGCTTCAGGGTTGGATAACAACACAACGGAGTTCTGGGAAGCATATATCTAGCTACGATATAAATAACGATTCCAGCGAAGCGGTACTATCCCTCCAGGTCTCGCATTACGATAAACGCTATCGTTGGATTCTTGCGAAGCCTCGTCCTGGAAAGAAACCGTCTGTGTATTCTAATACCCAGGAAGCAAAAGATCTCGCTGGTGTAGTTTTGGATGGATTCCAAGCCGATCCGAACGCCAGTTTCCCTCTTATTGTTCACTATTCAGTAAATAGGAACGTGATCGACGTTCCACTGGCACCGTTGAAGAGCCAACTGAAGAACCAATTGGCAGCCTACGATGGGGCTTTGTATGGGCAAAACAACTTTCGCAGTTTCTTCCAGTGGTTCCGAACAAGGGAGGATTTGGAAAATGAAATGCTTCGCGATCAGCAAGGAGTACGTCACGGTCCCTCGGGTGGCAGAAGCTATTCTGACCGCCAACTTGATGCTGTGAGATCAGCGGTCGAGAAGATGATGCCAGGTTACAAGGGTCTTCGCGTTCGCCGTTCACCGAATCAAATGACGATTGAGAAAGCCGCGGAAACCCTGCGCGTTGATCAACTATCGGATGGCGAAAAATGCTTGTTGGCCATGGTTGGCGACATAGCACGAAGGCTTGCTACTGCCAATCCGAATATAAAGAATCCGCTTCGTAGCGAGGCCATCGTACTAATCGACGAGATCGATTTGCATTTGCATCCGGCGTGGCAGTGGACCGTGATCCCTCGGCTACGCAGTACCTTTCCTAATTGCCAATTCGTGCTATCAACACATTCACCGCAGATTCTTGGCGAGTTGCATAACACTGAAGTTAGAATCTTGAACCGGAACCCACAATCACACGAGATAGAATGCTTTTTCCCAGAGTACGCGAAAGGGCTGGATTCCAACTTGCTGCTGACACTGTTAATGCGGACAGAGGACAGGGATCCTGAAGTATCTGCGAAATTGAAACAGGTGTTCTCTCTAATTGATGAGGACAAGTTGGAGGAAGCGAAGGAATTGGTAGTACAAATCGAGAAGGAAATTGGTTACCAGATTCCAGAGACTCGACAAGCCATGTCCATGATCTTCTCGCTTGAGGGCCCACGGACTGACAAATGA